From a single Streptomyces liliifuscus genomic region:
- a CDS encoding MerR family transcriptional regulator has protein sequence MDDEPAGVAYRIEDLAHHSGATVRTIRAYQDRGLLPRPERRGRANVYSDAHLARLRQIADLLDRGYTLASIKELLEAWDAGRGLGGVLGLVAEVDGPWTDEEAVRISRAELDERFGGHPDDTAVADAVELGVLERVPGSEDTFLVPSPQELAVAAELYEAGVPLSAISGHLRELRGQVEHIASRFLEFTSEHVFARYLGEHPPTDADAAEAAALVRRLRPLARQTVDAELARAMRLFANRHLRRHLGAEQPPVPADETRSVVVPVETMTAVERLVGAENAAEFIAVAAEREVRARALDALAANHGDSKKVDEPS, from the coding sequence GTGGACGACGAGCCGGCCGGCGTCGCGTACCGGATCGAGGACCTGGCGCACCACAGCGGTGCCACGGTCCGGACGATCCGCGCCTACCAGGACCGCGGGCTTCTCCCCCGGCCCGAGAGGCGCGGCCGCGCCAACGTGTACTCGGACGCCCATCTGGCCCGGCTGCGCCAGATCGCCGACCTCCTGGACCGCGGCTACACACTGGCCTCGATCAAGGAACTCCTGGAGGCCTGGGACGCGGGCCGGGGCCTCGGCGGTGTGCTCGGTCTGGTCGCGGAGGTCGACGGGCCGTGGACTGACGAGGAGGCGGTCCGTATCTCGCGGGCCGAGCTCGACGAGCGGTTCGGCGGCCACCCGGACGACACGGCGGTTGCCGACGCCGTCGAGCTCGGGGTGCTCGAACGCGTTCCGGGCAGCGAGGACACATTTCTTGTGCCGAGCCCCCAAGAGCTGGCCGTGGCCGCCGAGTTGTACGAGGCGGGCGTCCCACTGTCCGCGATCTCGGGCCATCTGCGGGAGTTGAGGGGGCAGGTGGAGCACATCGCCTCGCGCTTCCTGGAGTTCACCAGCGAGCACGTCTTCGCCCGCTATCTCGGCGAGCACCCTCCGACGGACGCGGATGCCGCCGAAGCCGCCGCACTCGTACGACGTCTGCGGCCGCTCGCACGCCAGACGGTGGACGCCGAACTCGCCCGGGCCATGCGGCTGTTCGCCAACCGGCATCTGCGTCGGCATCTCGGTGCCGAGCAGCCCCCGGTGCCTGCGGACGAGACGCGATCCGTGGTCGTCCCCGTGGAGACAATGACCGCTGTGGAGCGGCTCGTCGGCGCGGAGAACGCGGCGGAGTTCATCGCCGTGGCCGCCGAACGGGAGGTCAGGGCCCGTGCCTTGGACGCCCTCGCCGCAAATCATGGCGACTCTAAGAAAGTTGACGAACCATCGTAA
- the cydD gene encoding thiol reductant ABC exporter subunit CydD — protein sequence MFHVKPIDPRLLRYARATRLFLIAVVGLGVVGAGLVIAQAMLIAEVVVGAFQHELPVAELRTPLLLLVAVASGRALVSWLTELAAHRASAAVKSELRRRLLERAGELGPGWLSGQRTGSLVALATRGVDALDDYFSRYLPQLGLAVVVPVAVLARIVTEDWVSAAIIVGTLPLIPVFMMLIGWVTQSQMDRQWRLLSRLSGHFLDVVAGLPTLKVFGRAKAQADSIRRITGEYRQATMRTLRIAFISSFALELLATISVALVAVTIGMRLVHGEMALYDGLVVLILAPEAYLPLRQVGAQYHAAAEGLSAAEEIFSVLETPEPTSGTGAVPPSGGVRFEGVTVRYPGRSSDAVSDVSFAVDPGETVALVGPSGVGKSTLLNVLLGFVAPTSGRVRVGGADLTGTSLEEWRSQVAWVPQRPHLYAGSVAENVRLARPDADDSAVRRALADAGALEFVDALPEGVRTLLGEEGAGLSAGQRQRLALARAFLADRPVLLLDEPTASLDGATEAEVVEAVRRLAVGRTVLLVVHRPALLDVADRVVRLEPEAPVAVDGSVGSGGGKELRADLVAAVPAGGEEASTLLPKGREGVLARVRAMAGPRRGRLVLALLLGSLALGSAVGLMATSGWLISRASQQPPVLYLMVAVTATRAFGIGRAVFRYAERLVSHDAVLRMLADTRVAVYRRLERLAPAGLRTARRGDLLSRLVADVDALQDYWLRWLLPAAAAAVVSAGSVGFTAWLLPEAGAALALGLLAAGVGVPLVTGPVARRSERWLAPARGVLATRVADLLTGTAELTVAGALPARTAEVRRADGELTRIASRAATATALGDGLIALVSGLTVAATALVGAQAVLDGRLSGVAMAVVVLTPLAAFEAVLGLPLAVQYRQRVRQSAERVYEVLDAPEPVREPERPLEAPGTPFPVVVKGLAARHAGQERDALAGVDLTLERGRRTAVVGTSGAGKTTLAQVLLRFLDAGAGTYTLGGVDAYGMDGDDVRRLVGLCAQDAHLFDSSVRENLLLARKDATDSALRDVLGRVRLLDWVDGLPDGLDTLIGEHGARLSGGQRQRLALARALLADFPVLVLDEPAEHLDLATADALTADLLAATEGRTTLLITHRLAGLEAVDEVIVLDDGCVVQRGAYGELVRGEGALRGMFERESRTERLVGVR from the coding sequence GTGTTTCACGTGAAACCGATCGACCCGCGACTGCTGCGATACGCCCGCGCCACCCGGCTGTTCCTGATCGCGGTTGTCGGTCTGGGAGTTGTGGGGGCGGGGCTGGTCATCGCCCAGGCGATGCTGATCGCCGAAGTGGTGGTCGGTGCCTTCCAGCATGAACTGCCGGTTGCCGAACTCCGTACCCCGCTATTGCTGTTGGTGGCCGTCGCCAGTGGCCGAGCGCTTGTCTCCTGGCTCACCGAACTCGCCGCGCACCGGGCGAGCGCGGCGGTCAAGTCGGAGTTGCGGAGGCGGTTGCTGGAGCGTGCGGGTGAGCTTGGCCCTGGCTGGCTCAGTGGGCAGCGGACCGGTTCGCTGGTCGCGCTCGCCACCCGTGGGGTCGACGCGCTGGACGACTACTTCTCGCGCTATCTCCCGCAGTTGGGGCTCGCGGTGGTCGTGCCGGTGGCGGTGCTCGCGCGGATCGTCACCGAGGACTGGGTGTCGGCGGCGATCATCGTCGGCACCCTGCCTCTCATCCCGGTATTCATGATGCTCATCGGCTGGGTCACCCAGTCGCAGATGGACCGTCAGTGGCGGTTGCTGTCCCGGCTCTCGGGTCACTTCCTGGATGTGGTCGCGGGACTGCCCACACTCAAGGTGTTCGGTCGGGCCAAGGCGCAGGCCGACTCGATCCGCCGGATCACCGGGGAGTACCGCCAGGCGACGATGCGGACCCTGCGGATCGCCTTCATCTCGTCCTTCGCGCTGGAGCTGCTTGCCACGATCTCGGTCGCCCTGGTCGCGGTGACCATCGGAATGCGGCTCGTCCACGGCGAGATGGCGTTGTACGACGGTCTGGTCGTCCTCATTCTCGCGCCCGAGGCCTATCTGCCACTGCGACAGGTGGGGGCGCAGTATCACGCGGCGGCGGAGGGGCTGTCGGCCGCAGAGGAGATCTTCTCGGTCCTGGAGACCCCGGAGCCGACGTCCGGGACCGGCGCGGTGCCGCCCTCCGGAGGGGTGCGCTTCGAAGGGGTGACGGTCCGGTACCCCGGGCGGTCCTCGGACGCGGTGTCGGACGTGTCCTTCGCGGTCGACCCCGGAGAGACGGTTGCCCTCGTCGGGCCCAGTGGCGTGGGCAAGTCGACGCTCCTGAACGTGCTGTTGGGATTCGTGGCCCCCACCTCGGGTCGCGTGCGTGTCGGGGGAGCCGATCTCACCGGGACCTCCCTGGAGGAGTGGCGCTCACAGGTCGCCTGGGTACCGCAGCGCCCTCATCTGTATGCCGGGTCCGTCGCCGAGAACGTACGGCTGGCGCGGCCGGACGCCGACGACTCCGCGGTGCGGCGGGCGCTGGCGGATGCCGGGGCTCTTGAATTCGTGGACGCGCTGCCCGAGGGCGTACGGACGCTGCTGGGTGAGGAAGGTGCCGGGCTGTCCGCCGGGCAGCGTCAACGGCTGGCTCTGGCGCGGGCGTTCCTCGCGGACCGGCCGGTGCTGCTGCTCGACGAGCCGACGGCCTCGCTGGACGGAGCGACCGAGGCCGAGGTCGTGGAAGCGGTCAGGCGCCTTGCGGTGGGGCGGACCGTGCTGCTCGTCGTCCACCGGCCCGCGCTGCTGGACGTGGCGGACCGGGTGGTGCGGCTGGAGCCGGAGGCGCCCGTCGCGGTGGACGGTTCCGTGGGCTCCGGCGGTGGCAAGGAGCTTCGGGCCGATCTGGTGGCCGCGGTGCCCGCGGGCGGCGAGGAAGCGTCGACCCTGCTCCCGAAGGGGCGGGAGGGTGTGCTCGCGCGGGTGCGTGCCATGGCCGGGCCTCGGCGCGGGCGGCTGGTGCTTGCCCTCCTGCTCGGCAGTCTCGCGCTCGGCAGTGCTGTCGGCCTCATGGCCACCTCCGGCTGGCTGATCTCCAGGGCCTCGCAGCAGCCGCCCGTGCTCTATCTGATGGTCGCCGTGACGGCCACGCGGGCGTTCGGAATCGGGCGGGCCGTCTTCCGGTACGCCGAGCGGCTCGTGTCGCACGACGCGGTGCTGCGGATGCTCGCCGACACCCGGGTCGCCGTGTACCGGCGCCTCGAACGGCTCGCGCCCGCCGGGCTGCGTACCGCCCGCCGCGGTGATCTGCTCTCGCGACTCGTCGCCGACGTCGACGCGTTGCAGGACTACTGGCTCCGCTGGCTGCTGCCCGCCGCGGCCGCGGCCGTCGTGTCCGCCGGCTCCGTCGGGTTCACGGCCTGGCTGCTGCCGGAGGCCGGGGCCGCCCTCGCGCTCGGGCTGCTCGCCGCCGGGGTGGGCGTCCCACTGGTGACCGGGCCCGTCGCACGCCGTTCCGAGCGCTGGCTGGCCCCGGCACGCGGAGTACTGGCGACCCGGGTGGCCGATCTCCTCACGGGGACGGCCGAGTTGACGGTCGCTGGTGCACTGCCCGCGCGTACCGCCGAGGTACGGCGGGCGGACGGCGAACTGACCCGTATCGCCTCACGCGCCGCCACCGCCACCGCGCTCGGCGACGGGCTCATCGCGTTGGTCTCCGGACTCACCGTCGCGGCCACCGCCCTCGTCGGCGCCCAGGCGGTCCTCGACGGGCGGCTCAGCGGCGTGGCGATGGCCGTCGTCGTCCTCACCCCGCTCGCCGCCTTCGAGGCCGTCCTGGGGCTGCCCCTCGCGGTCCAGTACCGCCAACGGGTGCGCCAGAGCGCGGAGCGCGTGTACGAGGTGCTGGACGCGCCCGAGCCCGTACGCGAACCGGAGCGGCCGCTGGAGGCGCCCGGGACGCCGTTCCCCGTCGTCGTGAAGGGCCTGGCCGCCCGTCACGCCGGACAGGAGCGGGACGCGCTCGCCGGGGTCGACCTGACGCTTGAACGCGGACGGCGCACTGCTGTGGTGGGGACGTCCGGGGCGGGCAAGACGACCCTCGCCCAGGTGTTGCTGCGGTTCCTGGACGCCGGTGCGGGGACGTACACGCTGGGCGGCGTCGACGCGTACGGCATGGACGGTGACGACGTACGGCGGCTGGTCGGGCTGTGCGCACAGGATGCCCATCTCTTCGACAGTTCCGTACGGGAGAACCTGCTGCTCGCTCGGAAGGACGCCACGGATTCCGCGCTGCGGGACGTGCTGGGGCGGGTGCGGTTGCTCGACTGGGTCGACGGGCTGCCCGACGGGCTGGACACGTTGATCGGTGAGCACGGGGCGCGGTTGTCCGGGGGGCAGCGGCAGCGGCTCGCTCTGGCGCGGGCGTTGCTCGCGGACTTTCCCGTGCTCGTTCTCGACGAGCCCGCGGAGCATCTCGACCTGGCGACCGCGGATGCGCTCACCGCCGACCTGCTGGCCGCGACCGAGGGGCGTACGACGTTGTTGATCACGCATCGGCTGGCGGGGCTTGAGGCGGTCGACGAGGTGATCGTGCTGGATGACGGGTGTGTGGTGCAGCGGGGGGCGTACGGGGAGTTGGTGCGTGGGGAGGGGGCGTTGCGGGGGATGTTCGAGCGGGAGAGTCGGACGGAGCGGTTGGTTGGTGTGCGGTGA
- a CDS encoding LLM class flavin-dependent oxidoreductase gives MSLRLSTVILPYLRWHEGGRSAWQRAEQLGFHTAFTYDHLSWRTFREGPWYGAVPTLTAAAGATDRLRLGTLVTSPNFRHPVTLAKELIALDDISGGRITLGIGAGGNGFDATTLLKSGEEPWTPRERADRFGEFVPLLDRLLTEDSVSYDGTFYSAREAYNIPGCVQRPRLPFAVAATGPRGLKLAAGYGEAWVTTGDPKLFETGTPEQSVQAIRGQVEKLATACEAVGRDVNELDKVLLTGFTPDRARPLESLDAFVDFAGRHMELGFTDIVIHWPVPDYPDFAADEKVFEHIAMEAVGQLG, from the coding sequence ATGAGTCTGCGCCTGAGCACCGTGATCCTGCCGTACCTCCGCTGGCACGAGGGAGGGCGTTCCGCATGGCAGCGCGCCGAGCAGCTCGGGTTCCACACCGCGTTCACGTACGACCATCTGTCGTGGCGGACGTTCCGCGAGGGGCCCTGGTACGGGGCGGTGCCGACGCTCACCGCCGCCGCGGGAGCCACCGACCGGCTGCGCCTCGGCACGCTGGTCACCTCCCCGAACTTCCGGCATCCGGTGACCCTCGCCAAGGAACTGATCGCGCTGGACGACATCTCCGGTGGCCGGATCACACTGGGCATCGGCGCGGGCGGCAACGGCTTCGACGCCACAACGCTGCTGAAGAGCGGCGAGGAGCCCTGGACGCCGCGCGAGCGAGCCGACCGCTTCGGCGAGTTCGTGCCGCTGCTCGACCGGCTGCTCACCGAGGACTCCGTCTCGTACGACGGCACGTTCTATTCGGCGCGCGAGGCCTACAACATCCCCGGGTGCGTCCAGCGGCCCCGGCTGCCCTTCGCGGTCGCCGCCACCGGGCCGCGCGGGCTGAAGCTCGCCGCCGGGTACGGGGAGGCGTGGGTGACGACGGGCGATCCGAAACTGTTCGAGACGGGCACGCCCGAGCAGTCGGTTCAGGCCATTCGCGGACAGGTCGAGAAGCTGGCCACCGCGTGCGAGGCGGTCGGCCGCGACGTGAACGAACTCGACAAGGTCCTGCTCACCGGTTTCACCCCGGACCGCGCGCGTCCGCTGGAGTCCCTCGACGCGTTCGTCGACTTCGCGGGCCGGCACATGGAGCTGGGCTTCACCGACATCGTGATCCACTGGCCCGTCCCGGACTATCCGGACTTCGCCGCGGACGAGAAGGTCTTCGAGCACATCGCGATGGAGGCGGTCGGACAACTCGGCTGA
- a CDS encoding M23 family metallopeptidase: MRSRRRHPLFLPVLLCALAVLIARPTSATGDTDTRGGLSAEVVRLYEEASLATQQYEAGRREAEVQRGRAQRLERLLTREREDIAALHGDLGRIARAQYRSGGGLPHTAQMLLAESPEELMRGQRAVWQADLAVNNAVTKSRRAEARLAADEEKAASAWQVLERRNGELAKIKRGIEKKLEEAQWTLQGQADAAVAAGACRGAVRLDQPRTGFVQPWVAPVETYELSSGFGNGGDRWASRHTGQDFAVDIGTPVRSVGAGRVVKVSCGGAFGIEVVVKHAGGYYTQYAHLAAVTVEQGERVAAGQWVGQSGTTGNSTGPHLHFEVRLTPQLGSGVDPREWLARRGVRL, translated from the coding sequence ATGCGCTCACGACGTCGCCATCCCCTGTTCCTCCCCGTGCTGCTGTGCGCGCTGGCCGTCCTGATCGCCCGGCCCACGTCGGCCACGGGAGACACCGACACCCGGGGCGGCCTGAGCGCCGAGGTGGTGCGGCTGTACGAGGAGGCTTCGCTGGCGACGCAGCAGTACGAGGCGGGGCGCCGGGAGGCCGAGGTGCAGCGGGGCCGGGCGCAGCGTCTGGAGCGGCTCCTCACGCGTGAGCGGGAGGACATCGCCGCGCTGCACGGGGATCTCGGCCGGATCGCGCGCGCCCAGTACCGCAGCGGCGGCGGACTCCCGCACACCGCGCAGATGCTGCTCGCGGAGAGCCCCGAGGAGCTGATGCGGGGTCAGCGTGCCGTCTGGCAGGCGGATCTGGCGGTCAACAACGCTGTCACCAAGAGTCGCAGGGCCGAGGCACGGCTCGCCGCCGACGAGGAGAAGGCGGCGTCGGCCTGGCAGGTGCTGGAGCGGCGCAACGGCGAACTCGCCAAGATCAAGCGGGGGATCGAGAAGAAGCTGGAAGAGGCCCAGTGGACGCTCCAGGGGCAGGCGGACGCCGCGGTCGCGGCCGGCGCGTGCCGTGGCGCCGTCCGGCTCGACCAGCCGCGAACGGGTTTCGTCCAGCCGTGGGTCGCGCCCGTGGAGACGTACGAACTCTCCTCGGGCTTCGGCAACGGCGGTGATCGCTGGGCGAGCCGGCACACCGGGCAGGACTTCGCGGTGGACATCGGGACGCCGGTGCGGTCGGTGGGCGCGGGGCGGGTGGTGAAGGTGTCGTGCGGCGGCGCGTTCGGGATCGAGGTCGTGGTGAAACACGCGGGGGGCTACTACACCCAGTACGCCCACCTGGCCGCTGTCACCGTGGAACAGGGCGAGCGGGTGGCCGCGGGGCAGTGGGTGGGCCAGTCGGGCACGACGGGCAACTCGACCGGGCCGCATCTGCACTTCGAGGTACGCCTGACGCCCCAGCTGGGATCGGGAGTCGATCCACGGGAGTGGCTGGCCAGGCGTGGGGTTCGGCTGTAG
- a CDS encoding sensor histidine kinase has product MPDVSSFGGVADSDDVPRLLEAMRSVGSGLELRSTLERICGTAAELADARYAAIGVAAEDGNGLAEFVYQGVDGETARLIGRLPNGHEGLLGELLREPEPVRLAEPTEDPRSCGFPEHHPRMRGFLGVPIRVQGEIFGNLYLAEKRGGGSFDDHDLDMVRVLAGEAGIAIGNARLYEAAKQRERWIDGSVAVTTALLSGGDADEALQVVAEQARRLSDSAAGLVLLPAAGGGLEIVAVASERPSKALGLVVPAENEVVGELLAGEAVFVEHAATDPRMLGDLSGGYGPTMLLPLQSGGRVMGTLVMARSEGSRPFSETESNLATRFASQAALALMMAEMQRDRERLAVYEDRDRIARDLHDLVIQRLFTTGMMLESAQRRSAVPEVRQGVGKAVDELDVTIQEIRTAIFALQQEPADVPTGLRTRVLREINMAAVPLGFRPSHHFVGPVDMAVGELTAKNLIAALREALSNAFRHAGASRIDVTVDATVRLPDGRLGVRLTVTDDGVGIPEGGRRSGLKNLARRAESLGGDSWYGPGSGENGGGASVVWEAPY; this is encoded by the coding sequence ATGCCTGACGTGTCGAGCTTTGGTGGTGTCGCGGATTCTGATGATGTGCCGCGGTTGCTGGAAGCGATGCGGTCGGTGGGGAGCGGGCTTGAGCTGCGGTCCACGCTGGAGCGGATCTGTGGGACCGCGGCGGAGCTGGCGGACGCGCGCTACGCGGCGATCGGCGTGGCGGCGGAGGACGGAAACGGGCTGGCCGAGTTCGTGTATCAGGGAGTCGACGGGGAGACGGCCCGGCTGATCGGGCGGCTGCCGAACGGGCACGAGGGGCTGCTGGGGGAACTCCTCCGCGAGCCCGAACCCGTGCGGCTCGCGGAGCCGACGGAAGATCCCCGGTCGTGCGGGTTCCCGGAGCACCATCCACGGATGCGCGGCTTCCTGGGGGTCCCCATCCGTGTGCAGGGGGAGATCTTCGGCAACCTCTACCTGGCCGAGAAGCGCGGCGGAGGGTCGTTCGACGACCACGACCTCGACATGGTGCGTGTGCTGGCCGGGGAGGCGGGCATCGCCATCGGGAACGCGCGTCTGTACGAGGCCGCCAAGCAGCGCGAGCGCTGGATCGACGGATCCGTGGCCGTCACGACCGCGCTCCTGTCCGGCGGGGACGCCGACGAGGCCCTCCAAGTGGTCGCGGAACAGGCTCGCCGGCTCTCCGACTCGGCCGCCGGACTCGTACTGTTGCCCGCGGCCGGGGGCGGTCTGGAGATCGTCGCCGTGGCGTCCGAACGGCCGTCGAAGGCGCTGGGGCTGGTCGTGCCGGCCGAGAACGAGGTCGTGGGCGAACTCCTTGCGGGAGAAGCCGTGTTCGTCGAGCACGCGGCAACCGACCCGCGCATGCTCGGCGACCTCTCCGGCGGCTACGGGCCGACGATGCTGCTGCCCCTCCAGAGCGGCGGCCGCGTCATGGGAACCCTCGTCATGGCTCGCTCGGAGGGCTCGCGGCCGTTCTCGGAGACCGAGAGCAACCTGGCGACGCGGTTCGCCTCGCAGGCCGCTCTGGCTCTGATGATGGCGGAGATGCAGCGCGACCGGGAGCGGCTCGCGGTCTACGAGGACCGCGACCGGATCGCCCGTGACCTGCACGATCTCGTCATCCAGCGACTGTTCACCACCGGGATGATGCTGGAGAGCGCACAGCGGAGGTCCGCCGTGCCCGAGGTGCGACAGGGTGTGGGCAAGGCGGTCGACGAACTCGACGTCACCATCCAGGAGATCCGCACCGCCATCTTCGCGCTCCAGCAGGAACCGGCCGACGTGCCTACAGGGCTGCGGACACGCGTGCTGCGCGAGATCAACATGGCCGCCGTGCCGCTCGGCTTCAGGCCGTCGCACCACTTCGTCGGGCCCGTCGACATGGCGGTCGGCGAACTCACGGCCAAGAACCTCATCGCGGCCCTCCGCGAGGCCCTGTCCAACGCCTTCCGGCACGCGGGGGCGTCCCGTATCGACGTCACCGTGGACGCGACCGTACGACTGCCGGACGGACGGCTCGGCGTACGGCTGACCGTCACGGACGACGGTGTCGGCATCCCCGAGGGCGGGCGGCGCAGCGGGCTCAAGAACCTGGCGCGACGGGCGGAGTCGTTGGGCGGGGACAGTTGGTACGGGCCGGGCAGTGGGGAGAACGGCGGTGGCGCGTCGGTGGTGTGGGAGGCGCCGTACTGA
- a CDS encoding RNA 2'-phosphotransferase, with amino-acid sequence MDERRTVKVSKYLSKHLRHQPERIGLTLDEAGWVEIETLMAAAAAHGFRFTRDELDHVVANNDKRRFAIEGSRIRASQGHSVEVDLGLAAATPPAYLYHGTVAHSLDAIRAEGLLPMNRHDVHLSPDRETATRVGARRGRPVVLSVDAAAMHRDGHEFRVSANGVWLTAAVPPRYLRFPAPH; translated from the coding sequence ATGGACGAAAGACGCACCGTGAAAGTGTCGAAGTATCTCTCGAAGCACCTGCGGCATCAGCCCGAGCGGATCGGGCTCACGCTCGACGAGGCCGGCTGGGTCGAGATCGAAACGCTCATGGCCGCGGCGGCGGCACACGGCTTCCGGTTCACCCGGGACGAGCTCGACCACGTGGTCGCGAACAACGACAAGCGGCGATTCGCGATCGAGGGCTCGCGGATCCGTGCCAGCCAGGGCCACTCAGTCGAGGTCGACCTGGGCCTGGCGGCGGCGACCCCGCCCGCGTACCTCTACCACGGGACCGTCGCCCACAGCCTGGACGCGATCCGCGCCGAGGGGCTGCTGCCGATGAACCGGCACGACGTGCACCTCTCGCCCGACCGCGAGACCGCGACCCGTGTCGGTGCCCGCCGCGGCCGTCCCGTCGTGCTCTCCGTGGACGCGGCCGCCATGCACCGCGACGGCCACGAGTTCCGGGTGAGCGCCAACGGGGTCTGGCTCACGGCCGCCGTGCCCCCGCGCTATCTGCGGTTTCCGGCCCCGCACTGA
- a CDS encoding Cof-type HAD-IIB family hydrolase — protein MRENEEVTSATRRPGNPASTLPPRLIATDLDGTLLRDDKSVSPRTIAALAAAEEAGIEVFFVTGRPARWMDVVSDHVHGHGLAICGNGAAVVDLHGGPGAHRFVKVRELARENALDAVRLLRDAAPGTVFAIEQTYGFYQEPAYPKLHMETPDTLAPAEKLLAPDAPGADEPVLKILAFHHEIAPDDFLMTARLAIGDRANVTRSSPSALLEISGPGVSKASTLALCCAERGISHEEVVAFGDMPNDVEMLTWAGTSYAMGNAHPDVIAAASGRTVANNEDGVAVVIERILADRR, from the coding sequence ATGCGGGAGAATGAGGAAGTGACCTCAGCGACCCGACGGCCCGGGAACCCGGCCTCCACTCTCCCGCCCCGGCTGATCGCCACGGATCTCGACGGCACCCTGCTGCGCGATGACAAGTCCGTCTCGCCGCGCACGATCGCCGCCCTGGCCGCCGCCGAGGAGGCGGGCATCGAGGTCTTCTTCGTGACAGGACGGCCCGCCCGCTGGATGGACGTCGTCAGCGACCATGTCCACGGTCATGGCCTCGCCATCTGCGGGAACGGCGCCGCCGTGGTCGACCTGCACGGCGGCCCCGGCGCCCACCGCTTCGTCAAGGTCCGGGAACTGGCGCGGGAGAACGCGCTCGACGCGGTACGGCTGCTCCGTGACGCCGCGCCGGGCACGGTGTTCGCCATCGAGCAGACGTACGGCTTCTACCAGGAGCCGGCGTATCCGAAGCTGCACATGGAGACCCCCGACACCCTCGCGCCCGCCGAGAAACTCCTGGCGCCGGACGCGCCCGGTGCCGATGAGCCCGTGCTCAAGATCCTCGCCTTCCACCACGAGATCGCCCCGGACGACTTCCTCATGACGGCCCGCCTGGCCATCGGCGACCGGGCCAACGTCACCCGCTCCAGCCCGAGCGCTCTCCTGGAGATCAGCGGCCCCGGAGTCTCGAAGGCCAGCACGCTCGCGCTGTGCTGTGCCGAGCGCGGTATCTCGCACGAGGAGGTCGTCGCCTTCGGCGACATGCCCAACGACGTGGAGATGCTCACCTGGGCGGGCACGTCGTACGCGATGGGCAACGCCCACCCCGACGTGATCGCGGCAGCCTCCGGTCGTACGGTCGCCAACAACGAGGACGGGGTGGCCGTCGTGATCGAGCGGATACTCGCGGACCGCCGGTAG
- the cydB gene encoding cytochrome d ubiquinol oxidase subunit II produces the protein MELHDVWFVLIAVLWTGYFFLEGFDFGIGVLTKLLARNRTEKRVLINTIGPVWDGNEVWLLSAGGATFAAFPEWYATLFSGFYLPLLLILVCLIVRGVAFEYRAKRPEEQWQRNWENAIFWTSLLPAFLWGVAFGNIVRGVKIDRDFEYVGNLWDLLNPYAILGGLVTLTLFTFHGAVFAALKTLGDIRERARKLALGLGLVTAVLALAFLLWTQADNGDGKSLVALIVAVVALVAAIGANQMGREGWAFALSGLTIVAAVAMLFLSLFPNVMPSSLNDEWSLTVTNASSSPYTLKIMTWCAVIATPVVMLYQGWTYWVFRKRIGTQHIADAAH, from the coding sequence ATGGAACTTCACGACGTCTGGTTCGTCCTCATCGCCGTCCTGTGGACCGGCTACTTCTTCCTGGAGGGCTTCGACTTCGGGATCGGCGTCCTCACCAAGCTGCTCGCCCGCAACCGGACCGAGAAGCGGGTGCTGATCAACACCATCGGGCCGGTCTGGGACGGCAACGAGGTGTGGCTGCTCTCGGCGGGCGGCGCGACCTTCGCCGCCTTCCCCGAGTGGTACGCCACGCTCTTCTCGGGCTTCTACCTGCCGTTGCTGCTCATCCTGGTCTGCCTGATCGTGCGCGGCGTCGCCTTCGAGTACCGGGCGAAGCGGCCCGAGGAGCAGTGGCAGCGCAACTGGGAGAACGCGATCTTCTGGACCTCGCTGCTCCCGGCGTTCCTGTGGGGCGTGGCCTTCGGCAACATCGTCCGGGGCGTGAAGATCGACCGGGACTTCGAGTACGTGGGCAACCTCTGGGACCTGCTCAACCCGTACGCCATCCTGGGCGGCCTGGTGACGCTGACGCTGTTCACCTTCCACGGGGCGGTGTTCGCGGCGCTCAAGACCCTGGGTGACATCCGGGAGCGGGCCAGGAAGCTGGCGCTCGGGCTCGGTCTGGTGACAGCGGTGCTCGCGCTGGCTTTCCTGCTCTGGACCCAGGCCGACAACGGCGACGGCAAGAGCCTGGTCGCTCTGATCGTGGCGGTCGTCGCCCTGGTCGCGGCGATCGGGGCGAACCAGATGGGGCGTGAAGGCTGGGCGTTCGCGCTGTCGGGCCTCACCATCGTCGCCGCCGTTGCGATGCTCTTCCTGTCGCTCTTCCCGAACGTCATGCCGTCCTCGCTGAATGACGAGTGGAGCCTGACGGTCACCAACGCCTCGTCGAGCCCGTACACGCTGAAGATCATGACCTGGTGTGCGGTCATCGCGACGCCGGTGGTGATGCTCTACCAGGGCTGGACGTATTGGGTGTTCCGCAAGCGGATCGGTACGCAGCACATCGCCGACGCCGCGCACTAG